The Sulfuricurvum sp. IAE1 DNA segment TAGGGGGTGCCGTCGTCGGCGTATGAAAGCAGAGCCAGCAACAGCCACAATACGACACCCACTGCTCTTTTCATGTTCACGTTTCCTTATGAGCGCCGGCGGGAGCGGGGATCAGGGTTCGATCAGTTTAAAGACGCCCGTCGTCGAATTGTATTCCCAGTAATCGTCACCGTCGGGTTTGTTGGGAATACCGGTGTGCTCGGTCTTGTTCCCGGTCGCGGGACCGTAATAGCGGGGAGGGGAGAATGCGTCGTTCCGGACCCACTCGCCGTTTTCGGCATTTTTCAGCAGATTTTTGAACGGGTTGAGGGCATCCCCCATCGCCTCGGCTTCGGGGTAGCCGTAGCTGTTGAGGAGCGAAGAGTTCTGCTCGTTCCCCCACGTAAACATACATCCGTTGGTGATCCATTCCCCGTGCGTCGCATCGATGGCGCTTTGGACCGAAGAGGCGGTCGAAAGCTCCGAAGCGATTTTCGAGTTGTCGATCAGATCCCCGAAACGGGGAATCACCAGCGTCGAGAGGACCCCGACGATGACGATGACGAGAATCAGCTCTATTAGGGTAAAGCCTTCCCCCTGGCGCATGCGCAAGCTATTAGTAAGTGACGGTTTTGTTCAGATCGGCACCCGTGACGGAGCTGACGTTGAGGTCGCTCAGACATTTCGATTGACTGACCGAATCGACGAAATTGTCGCAGTCGATCAGGTACTGGACGCTGCGGTCGGCGAGGTTGAGACGGATCGTCGCGACGGTTCCCTCGGTAGTAATGTAATTGTAGGTTCCGTTCGTGTCGTTGGCGTCGTACGACCACCCTTTGCCCGATACGTTGACCAGTTCGGAGAGGGTGAATTCGCTGTCGTTTTCAAGCCCTACGCGGTTAACCGCGGCATTGATGGCGCTGGTCGCCGTATCGATAGTCGTTTTAATCACCCCTTTGACTTCCGCGTTTTGCTGAAGGTTCAGATACTGCGGGATAGCGACGGCCGCCAAAACCCCGATAATGACGATGACCATGATCAGTTCGATGAGGGTGAATGCACTGCGTTTCATGTTAGAAGAATCTCCGATCCATTTGATGATTACATTCCGTTTTTCAGAAATGCTTTAGAAAAACATTATCGTCCAAACTTCCTTAATGTTTAATGACCTCAAAGGGCTTTTCGCTATAATCACGTTACTCATTACCCCCTCAGCAAGGGAATGAGGAGTTCAATAACAAAGAGAGGTTTCGTTATGAAACACATACAGACGGGCAAATACCGCCCTTATCCCCAAGTCGATTTGCCGAACCGCGTTTGGCCAACCAAAACCATCACCCGCGCTCCCATCTGGTGCAGTGTCGATCTTCGCGACGGAAACCAGGCGCTCGTGACGCCGATGAATTTGGATCAGAAACTTGAACTCTTCACCCTATTGCTGAAACTGGGATTTAAAAACATCGAAGTGGGATTTCCTTCCGCGTCGAAGGTCGAATTCGACTTTTTGCGCACCCTCGTCGATCAGAAACTGATTCCCGATGACGTCACCATCCAGGTCCTCGTCCAGGCGCGCGAGCATCTGATCGATAAAACCTTCGAGGCGCTCGCAGGGGTCAAAAAAGCGATCGTCCACCTTTACAACTCGACGTCGGTCGCACAGCGCAAGATCGTGTTCGGCAAAGAGCAAGACGACATCATCGCACTCGCCCTTGAGGGGGTCGACATGGTCAAGGCACGGGCGCAAAAACACGACGGCGAGATCATGCTCGAATACTCCCCCGAGAGTTTTACGGGGACCGAGCTTGAATTCGCCGCGCGGATCTGCAACGCCGTGATCGAGCGGTGGGGAGTGAACGAAAACCGCAAGGTGATTATCAACCTCCCCGCGACGGTAGAGATGGCGACGCCGAACGTCTATGCCGACCAGGTGGAGTGGATGGGGCGCCATTTGATCCACCGCGAGCACGTGTTGATTTCGACCCACACGCACAACGACCGGGGGACCTCGGTCGCCGCCACTGAGCTCGCACTTCTCGCGGGTGCCGACCGGGTCGAGGGGACGTTGCTGGCCAACGGCGAGCGGACGGGGAACGTCGACATCATCACCCTCGCGCTCAACATGTACACGCAGGGGATCGATCCGGAGCTTGATTTTAGCGATCTCGATACCGTCGTCCGCACCGTCGAGCGGTGTACCGACATCGAAACCCATGTCCGTCACCCCTATGTCGGGGAACTCGTCTACACGGCGTTTTCGGGATCGCACCAGGATGCGATCAACAAGGGTCTTGCGTATCAGCGGACCAAGCATGACGCGTTCTGGGAAGTGCCCTACCTTCCGATCGATCCCCAGGATGTGGGGCGCAACTACGAGGGGATCATCCGGATCAATTCCCAGTCGGGTAAAGGGGGCGTAGCCTATGTCCTGGAGGACAAGTTCGGCTATTCGCTCCCCAAAAAGATGCACCCCGAGATCGGCCGGATCGTCCAGCACGTCACCGATGAAGCGGGGCGGGAACTTTCGTCTGAGGAGATTTTCGGGATTTTCGAAAAAACCTATTTCGGCGAACCGCACGACATCGAATTCCTCGATTATTCGGTTATCAGCGAGAGCGCGAAAGACAAGCTGGTTAAATGCGTCCTCGAGTACAGCCACAACGGCAAAACGATCCGGAGCGAAGGGCAGGGGAACGGCCCGATCGATGCGTGCAAAAACGCGCTGATGGTTGAATATTCCCACCCGTTCAAAATCCTCTCCTACTCTGAGCATTCGCACGGGGAACTCTCCAGCGCCGAGGCGATCGCCTACATCGAGATCCAGACGGAGAAACTCGAGAGTTTCTTCGGCGTGGGGCGCGACAGCGACATCACCGTTGCCTCCATTAAAGCGATGTTCAGCGCTCTCAACCGGGCGTTTTCATAAGGATTTTCCGCTTGCGCGGGAAATCCTCTCCTAATTCTTCTTTTACGACTTCTTCGCTATAATCGCGCAATTTTTACTATTGCGAGTAACCCAATGTTAGACGTCCGCGAAGCCTTTTTGGCCTTTTTCGAATCCAAACAACACGAGCGCACCGCGAGTTCGCCGCTGGTCCCCGATGATGCGACCCTGCTCTTTACCAACGCGGGGATGGTTCCGTTCAAATCGGTCTTCACCGGGGATATCCCCATCCCGGCCAACCCGCGTGCCACGAGCGCCCAGACCTGCGTCCGCGCCGGCGGGAAGCACAACGACCTCGAAAACGTCGGTCATACCGCGCGCCACCATACCTTCTTCGAGATGCTCGGAAACTTCAGTTTCGGCGACTATTTTAAGGAAGAGGCGATCGCCTACGCGTGGGAATTCGTTACCGAAGTGATGAAACTGCCGAAGGAAAAACTCTGGGTCACCGTCCACGAAAGCGACGACGAGGCCGAAGAGATCTGGAAAAAACACATTGCCGCCGATCGGATCATGCGTCTGGGAGACAAGGACAACTTCTGGCAGATGGGTGATACCGGCCCCTGCGGTCCGTGTTCGGAGATCTTCATCGACCAGGGTGCCGAGCACTTCAACGGCCCTGAAGATTATATGGGGGGAGACGGCGACCGGTTCTTGGAGATCTGGAACCTCGTTTTCATGCAGTACGAGCGTAACGCGAAGGGCGAGCTCAAGCCGCTTCCCAAACCTTCCATCGATACGGGGATGGGACTGGAACGTGCGACTGCGGTACTCGAAGGGGTCACCAGCAACTACGACAGCTCCCTTTTCATGCCGATCATCCGGAAGGTCGAAGCCCTCATCGGCAAGCCTTACGTCTACGCGACCGGCGCATCGTACCGCGTCATCGCCGACCATATCCGTACCGTCACGTTCCTCCTGGCGCAGGGGACGAATTTCAGCAACGAGGGGCGCGGTTACGTCCTGCGCCGGATTTTGCGCCGCGCGGTGCGCCATGGTTATCTGCTCGGGTTTACCAAACCGTTCATGTTCGAAGTCGCCGATACGGTGGCCGAAGTGATGGGGAAACAATACCCCTACATCGTCGAGAAACTCGCTATCGTCAAAGAGCAGATCATGCTCGAAGAGGAGCGTTTTTTCAAGACGATCGCCTCGGGGATCGAACTGTTCAACGAAGAGCTTAAAAACACGAAAGAGGTCTTCAGCGGCGAAGTGGCGTTCAAGCTTTACGACACGTTCGGCTTCCCACTTGATCTGACCGAGGACATGCTGCGCGAGAAAAACATGAGCCTCGATACCGAGACGTTCGAGCGGCTCATGAGTGAGCAGCGCGAGCGTGCCAAAGCAGCCTGGAAAGGCTCGGGAGATGCCCACGTCGAGGGGGATTTCAAAACCCTTCTGGAGACTTTCGGGGTGAACGCTTTTATCGGGTATGGCTACACCAAAGCGCCGGTCAAAGTGCAGGCGCTGCTGGGTGAAAACTTCGAGCGCGTCGACCAGCTAAGCGCCCACCAAAAAGGGTGGGTACTGCTTGAACAGACCCCGTTCTACGCCGAAAGCGGCGGACAGTGCGGCGACAGCGGAACCCTAGGCGATAAAGCCCTCGTTCTTGATACCAAAAAATTCCACGGTCTGAACCTCTCGCATATCGAGACGAAAGCAACCCTCAGCGTCGGTGAAACGGTGGAAGCGACCGTCGATCCTGAGCGCAACGAGATCGCCAAGCACCACTCGGCAACCCACCTGCTGCACGCGGCGCTGTATGAAATCCTGGGCGAACACATCAGCCAGGCAGGTTCACTCGTCGAGCACAACCGGCTGCGCTTCGACTTTTCCCACCCCAAAGCGATGAGCGCCGAAGAGATTTCCCTCGTCGAAGAGCGGGTGAACCAGCACATTTTCCATGCGCTGGAGGGGATTACCCGCGAAATGAGCATCGACGAGGCGAAAAAAAGCGGTGCGAAAGCACAGTTCGGCGAAAAATACGGCGATACGGTCCGCGTCGTCAATTTCGGCTCGGCATCGGTCGAATTCTGCGGCGGGACCCACGTTGAGAACACCGCCTCCAT contains these protein-coding regions:
- a CDS encoding type II secretion system protein, with protein sequence MRQGEGFTLIELILVIVIVGVLSTLVIPRFGDLIDNSKIASELSTASSVQSAIDATHGEWITNGCMFTWGNEQNSSLLNSYGYPEAEAMGDALNPFKNLLKNAENGEWVRNDAFSPPRYYGPATGNKTEHTGIPNKPDGDDYWEYNSTTGVFKLIEP
- a CDS encoding type II secretion system protein; amino-acid sequence: MKRSAFTLIELIMVIVIIGVLAAVAIPQYLNLQQNAEVKGVIKTTIDTATSAINAAVNRVGLENDSEFTLSELVNVSGKGWSYDANDTNGTYNYITTEGTVATIRLNLADRSVQYLIDCDNFVDSVSQSKCLSDLNVSSVTGADLNKTVTY
- the leuA gene encoding 2-isopropylmalate synthase; this translates as MKHIQTGKYRPYPQVDLPNRVWPTKTITRAPIWCSVDLRDGNQALVTPMNLDQKLELFTLLLKLGFKNIEVGFPSASKVEFDFLRTLVDQKLIPDDVTIQVLVQAREHLIDKTFEALAGVKKAIVHLYNSTSVAQRKIVFGKEQDDIIALALEGVDMVKARAQKHDGEIMLEYSPESFTGTELEFAARICNAVIERWGVNENRKVIINLPATVEMATPNVYADQVEWMGRHLIHREHVLISTHTHNDRGTSVAATELALLAGADRVEGTLLANGERTGNVDIITLALNMYTQGIDPELDFSDLDTVVRTVERCTDIETHVRHPYVGELVYTAFSGSHQDAINKGLAYQRTKHDAFWEVPYLPIDPQDVGRNYEGIIRINSQSGKGGVAYVLEDKFGYSLPKKMHPEIGRIVQHVTDEAGRELSSEEIFGIFEKTYFGEPHDIEFLDYSVISESAKDKLVKCVLEYSHNGKTIRSEGQGNGPIDACKNALMVEYSHPFKILSYSEHSHGELSSAEAIAYIEIQTEKLESFFGVGRDSDITVASIKAMFSALNRAFS
- the alaS gene encoding alanine--tRNA ligase, whose protein sequence is MLDVREAFLAFFESKQHERTASSPLVPDDATLLFTNAGMVPFKSVFTGDIPIPANPRATSAQTCVRAGGKHNDLENVGHTARHHTFFEMLGNFSFGDYFKEEAIAYAWEFVTEVMKLPKEKLWVTVHESDDEAEEIWKKHIAADRIMRLGDKDNFWQMGDTGPCGPCSEIFIDQGAEHFNGPEDYMGGDGDRFLEIWNLVFMQYERNAKGELKPLPKPSIDTGMGLERATAVLEGVTSNYDSSLFMPIIRKVEALIGKPYVYATGASYRVIADHIRTVTFLLAQGTNFSNEGRGYVLRRILRRAVRHGYLLGFTKPFMFEVADTVAEVMGKQYPYIVEKLAIVKEQIMLEEERFFKTIASGIELFNEELKNTKEVFSGEVAFKLYDTFGFPLDLTEDMLREKNMSLDTETFERLMSEQRERAKAAWKGSGDAHVEGDFKTLLETFGVNAFIGYGYTKAPVKVQALLGENFERVDQLSAHQKGWVLLEQTPFYAESGGQCGDSGTLGDKALVLDTKKFHGLNLSHIETKATLSVGETVEATVDPERNEIAKHHSATHLLHAALYEILGEHISQAGSLVEHNRLRFDFSHPKAMSAEEISLVEERVNQHIFHALEGITREMSIDEAKKSGAKAQFGEKYGDTVRVVNFGSASVEFCGGTHVENTASIGTFVIVKESGVSAGVRRIEAVCGNAAYNLFKTQRHLLEEVEASVKNRDVIAGIERLKEQVKTLKAEMSALASASKEELAVTMMGNTAVVVAELGAGDIKERIDELKNAHDSVAVMLFQVKDDKVMLAAGAKNTPLKAGDWIKAIAPILGGGGGGRPDFAQAGGKDASKLLEAKDAALAYVTKELS